Proteins encoded by one window of Pseudonocardia sp. HH130629-09:
- a CDS encoding pyridoxamine 5'-phosphate oxidase family protein, giving the protein MPTTDIRTALTDDDRAFLARPLHGFLSVAGGPVPPQPRPVWFEATDDGTVQLFTGPESLHIRRRRKDPRASLVVAAPVGERERWIALEGGTTVETDGAHALAQRLAQRYWDLDDPTRAADLAAILAEDQVRLVIHPERVRRLTF; this is encoded by the coding sequence ATGCCCACCACCGACATCCGCACGGCACTGACCGACGACGACCGCGCCTTCCTCGCCCGCCCGCTGCACGGCTTCCTCAGTGTCGCGGGCGGCCCGGTGCCACCGCAGCCCCGCCCGGTCTGGTTCGAGGCGACCGACGACGGCACGGTGCAGCTGTTCACCGGACCGGAGTCGCTGCACATCCGGCGCAGGCGGAAGGACCCGCGGGCCTCGCTCGTCGTCGCCGCTCCGGTCGGGGAACGGGAGCGTTGGATCGCGCTCGAGGGCGGCACGACCGTCGAGACCGACGGGGCGCACGCGCTGGCGCAGCGTCTGGCGCAGCGCTACTGGGACCTCGACGACCCCACGCGGGCCGCGGACCTCGCGGCGATCCTGGCCGAGGACCAGGTGCGGCTGGTGATCCACCCCGAGCGGGTGCGGCGGCTGACGTTCTGA
- the msrA gene encoding peptide-methionine (S)-S-oxide reductase MsrA codes for MTETAILAGGCFWGVQELLRARPGVVSTRVGYSGDPNTPNATYRRHGDHAEAVEIVFDPERISYREILEFFFQIHDPSTKDRQGNDIGRSYRSAIFYTTEEQRAVALDTIADVDASGLWPGRATTDVEPAGDFWEAEPEHQDYLQKFPYGYTCHFPRPNWVLPRRTASTG; via the coding sequence ATGACCGAGACCGCGATCCTCGCCGGTGGCTGCTTCTGGGGCGTCCAGGAGCTGCTGCGCGCGCGTCCGGGCGTCGTCTCCACCCGGGTCGGCTACTCCGGCGATCCGAACACCCCGAACGCCACCTACCGGCGTCACGGTGACCACGCCGAGGCCGTCGAGATCGTCTTCGACCCGGAGCGGATCTCCTACCGCGAGATCCTGGAGTTCTTCTTCCAGATCCACGACCCGTCGACGAAGGACCGCCAGGGCAACGACATCGGCCGCAGCTACCGCTCCGCGATCTTCTACACCACCGAGGAGCAGCGGGCCGTCGCCCTGGACACGATCGCCGACGTCGACGCGTCCGGGCTCTGGCCGGGCCGCGCGACCACCGACGTGGAGCCGGCCGGCGACTTCTGGGAGGCCGAACCGGAGCACCAGGACTACCTGCAGAAGTTCCCCTACGGCTACACCTGCCACTTCCCGCGCCCGAACTGGGTGCTGCCGCGGCGGACGGCCAGCACGGGCTGA
- a CDS encoding acyl-CoA dehydrogenase family protein has translation MDGQSAGSDTGLSTEERAVVETVRDFVDLDVRPVVRELEHANAYPEGLIEQMKELGIFGLAVPEPWGEAPVSMPCYALVTAELARGWMSLAGAMGGHTVVAKLLVAFGTRAQQDRYLPRMATGELRATMALTEPGGGSDLQAMTTHARRTDDGWVVNGAKTWITNSRRSGLIALLCKTDPAAEPRHRGISVLLVEHGPGLTVSRDLPKLGYKGVESCELAFTDMAVPADAVLGGEPGHGFAQMMKGLETGRIQVAARALGVADAALADALAYSQERESFGKPIWQHQSVGNHLADMATKVTAARTLVLHAARRYESGERCDMEAGMAKLFASETAMEVALDAVRVHGGYGYSTEFDVERYFRDAPLMIVGEGTNEIQRNVIAAQLVKRGGLQRW, from the coding sequence ATGGACGGGCAGAGCGCCGGGTCGGACACCGGGTTGAGCACCGAGGAGCGGGCGGTCGTGGAGACGGTGCGCGACTTCGTCGACCTGGACGTCCGCCCGGTGGTGCGGGAGCTGGAGCACGCGAACGCCTATCCCGAGGGGCTCATCGAGCAGATGAAGGAGCTCGGGATCTTCGGGCTCGCGGTCCCCGAGCCGTGGGGCGAGGCGCCGGTCTCGATGCCCTGCTACGCCCTGGTCACGGCCGAGCTGGCCCGCGGCTGGATGAGCCTGGCCGGCGCGATGGGCGGGCACACCGTCGTCGCGAAGCTGCTGGTCGCCTTCGGCACCCGGGCGCAGCAGGACCGGTACCTGCCGCGGATGGCCACCGGCGAGCTGCGCGCGACGATGGCGCTGACCGAGCCCGGCGGCGGCTCGGACCTGCAGGCGATGACGACCCACGCCCGTCGCACCGACGACGGGTGGGTGGTGAACGGCGCCAAGACCTGGATCACCAACTCACGGCGCTCGGGACTGATCGCGCTGCTGTGCAAGACCGACCCGGCCGCCGAACCGCGGCACCGCGGCATCTCGGTGCTGCTCGTCGAGCACGGTCCCGGCCTGACCGTGTCCCGGGACCTGCCCAAGCTCGGCTACAAGGGGGTCGAGTCCTGCGAGCTGGCCTTCACCGACATGGCCGTCCCCGCCGACGCGGTGCTCGGCGGCGAGCCGGGACACGGCTTCGCCCAGATGATGAAGGGCCTGGAGACCGGCCGGATCCAGGTCGCCGCGCGCGCACTCGGCGTCGCCGACGCCGCGCTCGCCGACGCGCTGGCCTACTCCCAGGAGCGCGAGTCGTTCGGCAAGCCGATCTGGCAGCACCAGTCGGTCGGCAACCACCTCGCCGACATGGCCACGAAGGTGACCGCCGCGCGCACCCTCGTCCTGCACGCCGCTCGGCGCTACGAGAGCGGCGAGCGCTGCGACATGGAGGCCGGGATGGCGAAGCTGTTCGCCTCCGAGACCGCGATGGAGGTCGCGCTGGACGCGGTCCGCGTGCACGGCGGGTACGGCTACTCGACCGAGTTCGACGTCGAGCGCTACTTCCGCGACGCCCCGCTGATGATCGTCGGCGAGGGCACCAACGAGATCCAGCGCAACGTGATCGCCGCCCAGCTGGTCAAGCGCGGTGGTCTGCAGCGCTGGTGA
- a CDS encoding HAD-IC family P-type ATPase, protein MEEPPELGLSTAQVTAARRAGRTNAPVRAGTRGYARILRTNVFSSYNTILFAIGLVLLVLGRYGDALTSVGLGLVNAVVGAVQEMRAKAKLDRLQLLDAAEVTVVRDGAEQQVPAADVVAGDVVVVRAGGQVVVDGPVLTGRVEADESLLTGEPDPVVKGPGDELRSGSHCVAGTARQRATGVGAESYAGRLTLAARADTTEATPLQRRIDFVVRLTMVLVVLMSGAILAQAFLEGFSLLRVVQITAVLSGLVPYGLFFLIAVAYTRGAARIAGRGALVQQVNAVEAVTHVDVVCTDKTGTLTTGALRLHDLDRLDGTDPGPVLARFAASVTDPNLTSAALATALPGERWELRDEVAFTSSLRWSGQVTAGGDVVVLGAPDALAPHLTGPSAAAVADRVAARTADGLRVLLLARAGAGGSLRDGEGRPTLPTLDPVALVVLSDELRPGVADALERLAADGVAVKVLSGDDPRTVAALAARAGLAVGEPVAGPSLDRFDDTPAGRAAFDALVARTTVFGRVAPEQKELVVASLRRGGAHVAMLGDGVNDARALKHAHVGVAMRSGSAVTRDVADIVLVDDSFAALLPARAEGRRIIDGIAVSMYVFLTRVATQALVILAVTMLGLGFPYSPTQVGLTLLTVGVPTLFLTLWATPAEPDPDLLGNLARFVVPASVVTAGVGTVAYTLLYQGILQGFTSGRTPTQVIAQFQSYTGLTYGADADFAEAAATIGAQTGLSTFVGFASFVLILFLLPPHRVLAAWTAPVPDRRPAWLVLGLSAAFAVVIGVPALSSYFGLTGAAGPVFLVVLPALACWFVLMWVVLRFRVMDRLLGTDRLHGRGGQAPS, encoded by the coding sequence GTGGAAGAACCACCGGAGCTCGGGCTGAGCACCGCGCAGGTCACGGCGGCGCGGCGTGCGGGCCGGACGAACGCGCCGGTGAGGGCGGGGACGCGCGGCTACGCCCGGATCCTGCGCACCAACGTGTTCTCCTCCTACAACACGATCCTGTTCGCGATCGGCCTGGTCCTGCTGGTTCTCGGCCGCTACGGCGACGCCCTCACCAGCGTCGGGCTCGGCCTGGTCAACGCCGTGGTCGGGGCCGTGCAGGAAATGCGCGCCAAGGCCAAGCTGGACCGGCTGCAGCTGCTCGACGCCGCCGAGGTCACCGTGGTGCGGGACGGAGCCGAGCAGCAGGTGCCCGCGGCCGACGTCGTCGCCGGGGACGTCGTGGTGGTGCGCGCCGGCGGGCAGGTCGTCGTCGACGGGCCGGTGCTGACCGGCCGGGTCGAGGCCGACGAGTCACTGCTCACCGGCGAGCCCGACCCCGTGGTGAAGGGCCCCGGGGACGAGCTGCGCTCGGGCAGCCACTGCGTCGCCGGGACCGCCCGCCAGCGCGCCACGGGCGTCGGCGCGGAGAGCTACGCGGGCCGGCTGACGCTCGCGGCCAGGGCCGACACCACCGAGGCCACCCCGCTGCAGCGGCGCATCGACTTCGTCGTGCGGCTGACGATGGTGCTGGTCGTGCTCATGAGCGGCGCGATCCTCGCCCAGGCGTTCCTGGAGGGCTTCTCCCTCCTGCGGGTCGTGCAGATCACCGCGGTGCTGTCCGGGCTGGTGCCCTACGGCCTGTTCTTCCTCATCGCCGTCGCCTACACCCGCGGCGCGGCCCGGATCGCCGGGCGCGGCGCTCTCGTGCAGCAGGTCAACGCGGTGGAAGCGGTGACCCACGTCGACGTCGTCTGCACCGACAAGACCGGGACCCTCACGACCGGCGCACTGCGCCTGCACGACCTCGACCGGCTCGACGGGACCGACCCCGGCCCGGTGCTCGCCCGGTTCGCCGCGTCGGTGACCGACCCGAACCTCACCTCGGCGGCGCTCGCGACGGCGCTGCCGGGCGAGCGGTGGGAGCTGCGCGACGAGGTCGCCTTCACCTCGTCGCTGCGCTGGTCCGGTCAGGTCACCGCCGGCGGCGACGTCGTCGTGCTCGGCGCCCCGGACGCGCTCGCCCCGCACCTGACCGGCCCGTCCGCGGCCGCGGTCGCGGACCGCGTGGCCGCGCGCACCGCGGACGGGCTGCGGGTGCTCCTGCTGGCCCGTGCCGGGGCCGGCGGCTCCCTGCGTGACGGCGAGGGTCGCCCCACCCTGCCCACGCTGGACCCGGTGGCGCTGGTGGTGCTGTCCGACGAGCTGCGTCCCGGCGTCGCCGACGCGCTGGAGCGGCTCGCCGCCGACGGCGTCGCCGTCAAGGTGCTGTCCGGCGACGACCCGCGCACCGTCGCCGCGCTCGCCGCGCGGGCCGGTCTCGCGGTCGGGGAACCGGTGGCCGGGCCCTCCCTGGACCGTTTCGACGACACCCCCGCGGGACGTGCCGCGTTCGACGCCCTCGTCGCCCGGACCACCGTGTTCGGACGGGTCGCCCCGGAGCAGAAGGAGCTGGTCGTCGCGAGCCTGCGTCGCGGCGGCGCGCACGTCGCGATGCTCGGCGACGGCGTGAACGACGCCCGGGCGCTCAAGCACGCCCACGTCGGCGTGGCGATGCGCAGCGGGTCGGCGGTGACCCGCGACGTGGCCGACATCGTGCTGGTCGACGACTCGTTCGCCGCGCTGCTGCCGGCGCGCGCCGAGGGCCGCCGGATCATCGACGGCATCGCGGTGTCGATGTACGTGTTCCTCACCCGGGTCGCCACCCAGGCCCTGGTCATCCTGGCCGTGACGATGCTGGGGCTCGGATTCCCCTACTCCCCCACTCAGGTCGGACTGACCCTGCTGACGGTCGGCGTGCCGACGCTGTTCCTGACGCTGTGGGCCACGCCCGCCGAGCCGGACCCGGACCTCCTCGGCAACCTGGCGCGGTTCGTGGTACCCGCCTCGGTGGTGACCGCGGGCGTCGGAACCGTCGCCTACACCCTGCTCTACCAGGGCATCCTGCAGGGCTTCACGAGCGGGCGGACACCGACGCAGGTGATCGCGCAGTTCCAGAGCTACACCGGGCTCACCTACGGCGCCGACGCCGACTTCGCCGAGGCGGCCGCGACGATCGGGGCGCAGACCGGGCTGTCGACCTTCGTCGGGTTCGCGTCGTTCGTGCTGATCCTGTTCCTGCTGCCGCCGCACCGCGTGCTGGCCGCCTGGACGGCGCCGGTCCCCGACCGCCGCCCGGCCTGGCTGGTGCTGGGGCTGAGCGCGGCGTTCGCCGTGGTGATCGGGGTCCCGGCGCTGTCGTCCTACTTCGGGCTCACCGGCGCGGCCGGGCCGGTGTTCCTCGTGGTCCTCCCGGCGCTGGCCTGCTGGTTCGTCCTGATGTGGGTGGTGCTCCGGTTCCGCGTGATGGACCGGCTGCTGGGGACCGACCGGC